Part of the Cellulomonas taurus genome, GCCACCACGCACTACCTGCTGGGCACCGCCACCGGCCCGCACCCGTTCCCGAGCATGGTCCGCGACCTGCACTCGATCATCGGCGAGGAGGCGCGCGCGCAGCTGTCGGCGGAGATCGGTCGACTGCCGGACGCCGCCGTGGCCTGCGTCGGCGGTGGGTCGAACGCGATCGGCCTGTTCAACGCGTTCCTGGACGAGCCCTCGGTGCGGCTGTTCGGCTTCGAGGCCGGCGGTGCGGGCATCTCCTCCGGCCGGCACGCGGCGCGGTTCAGCGGCGGCGCCCCGGGCGTGCTGCAGGGCACCCGCTCGTACCTGTTGCAGGACGAGGACGGACAGACCCTGCCCAGCCACTCGGTCTCGGCCGGGCTGGACTACCCGAGTGTCGGGCCCGAGCACGCCTGGCTGCACGACACCGGTCGCGCCACCTACCTGCCGGTCACCGACGACGAGGCGATGGAGGCGTTCCGGATCCTCTGCCACACCGAGGGGATCATCCCGGCGATCGAGTCCTCGCACGCCCTGGCCGGGGCGATCAAGCTCGGCGCCGAGGTCGCCTCGTGGCGCGAGGACGGGCAGGAGCCGGTGATCCTGGTGAACCTGTCCGGCCGTGGTGACAAGGACGTGGCGACCGCCGCCGCCTGGTTCGGTCTGGTCGAGGACAAGCACGTGGTCGACGCCGACGAGGGAGAGCAGCTGTGACGACGCCCCAGGACGTGACCACCCGGAACCGGACCGGCGCCACCCTGGACCGGCTCACGCAGGAGGGCCGTGCCGCACTGGTCGGCTACCTGCCGCTGGGCTACCCGGACCTGGCCGGATCGGTCGCCGCCGCCCGGACCCTGGTCGACAACGGCGTGGACATCATCGAGCTCGGCCTGCCCTACTCGGACCCGGTGATGGACGGCCCGACCATCCAGCACGCCGTGGACCAGGCACTGGCCCAGGGCACCCGGGTGCGGGACGTCTTCGGCGCGGTGGAGCAGATCGCCGCGACCGGTGCGCCCACCCTGGTGATGACCTACTGGAACCCGGTGCTGCGCTACGGCGTCGACGCCTTCGCGCGCGACCTGGCGCAGGCGGGTGGTGCGGGGCTGATCACCCCGGACCTGATCCCGGACGAGGGCGCCGACTGGATCGCCGCCTCCACCGCACACGAGCTGGACCGGGTGTTCCTGGTCGCGCCGTCCTCCACCCCGGAGCGGCTGGCGATGACGGTCGCCGCCTCGGAGGGCTTCGTCTATGCCGCCTCGACCATGGGCGTGACGGGAGAGCGGACCAGCGTGGGCGCACAGGCGGGCCGGTTGGTCGACGCCACCCGTGCCGCCGGCGCCGCGCGGGTCTGCGTCGGACTGGGTGTGTCCCGACCGGAGCAGGCGGCCGACATCGCCCGCTACGCGGACGGTGTGATCGTGGGCAGCGCCTTCGTGCGCGCACTGGACAGCGGACTGGACGAGCTGGGCCGGGTGGCGGCGGCGCTGGCCGCCGGGGTGGCCGACGCACGACTGTGACCTGATCGCCGTCGGACCGCCACCGAGGTCGGACCGCGCAGCGTTTACAGTCCTCGGGTGATCCTCTCCATCCCGAGTCCTTCCCAGGCGGTCTGGCACCTCGGACCGCTCCCGCTGCGCGCGTACGCGCTGTCGATCCTGGTCGGGATCGTGGTCGCGGTCCTGCTCACCCAGCGGCGCTGGAAGGAACGCGGCGGCGACCCGGACGAGGTGCTGGAGATCGTGTTCTGGGCGGTGCCCTTCGGCATCGTCGGCGGCCGGATCTACCACGTGATCACCAGCCCGGACCAGTACTTCGGCGCGGGGGGTGACCCCTGGAAGGCGTTCGCGATCTGGGAGGGCGGCCTCGGCATCTGGGGCGCGGTCGCCCTCGGCGCGGTCGGCGCGTACATCGGCTGCCGCCGGATGAAGGTCAGCTTCCCGGTGTTCGCCGACGCGCTCGCCCCCGGCCTGCTGATCGCGCAGGCCGTCGGCCGACTGGGCAACTGGTTCAACCAGGAGCTGTTCGGCGGCCCGACCACCCTGCCCTGGGGGCTGGAGATCGACGCCGCGCACCTGCCCGCCGGGTATGCCCCGGGCACGCTGTTCCACCCGACGTTCCTGTACGAGCTGCTGTGGAACCTGGCCGGTGCGGCGCTGCTGATCTGGCTCGACCGCCGCTTCCGGCTCGGCCACGGCCGGGTGTTCTGGCTGTACGTGGTCGTCTACACCACCGGTCGGCTCTGGATCGAACTGGTCCGGATCGACCCGGCGCACACCATCGCCGGACTGCGGGTCAACGTCTGGATGTCGATCATCGTCGGTATGGGGGCGCTGGTAGCGTTCGTCGTGGTCGGACGTCGTCATCCCGGACGCGAGACCGGAACCCGCTCCGCCGACTCGGCCGCACCTGATCCCGAGTCCCCGGCGCCCGACGCGACGGCCCCCGCCAGCACACCCGCGGCTGAGCAGTAGCCGCCGCATCTGAGACGGTGTGAAACACCCGCGTTTCGGGCGTGTATCGTCTCCCCACCCCGGGCCGACGACGTCCCACCCCCCACAGGTCTCGACGTGGCCCGCCCCCGGGCCGTGAGGACGGTGCAGATGCCCGCGTCATCGATCGACGCCCCGCAGTCGCAGGGTCTCTACGACCCCGCGGCCGAGCACGACGCCTGCGGTTTCGCCTTCGTGGCGACGCTGCGCGGCACCCCCGGGCGTGACATCGTCGACGCCGGTCTGACCGCGCTGCTCAACCTGGACCACCGCGGTGCGGTCGGTGCCGAGGAGAACAGCGGCGACGGTGCCGGCATCCTGACCCAGATCCCGGACGCGTTCCTGCGCGACGTGGTCGACGCCGACCTCCCACCGGCCGGTCACTACGCGATCGGGATGGCCTTCCTGCCGATGGACGAGGCCGAGCGGATCGCCACCGAGCGTGCCGTCGAGGCCCTCGCCGCCGAGGAGAAGCTGGACGTCCTGGCCTGGCGCGACGTACAGGTGACCGCCGACCTGGTCGGCCCCAGCGCGCGCGCCTCGATGCCGTTCTTCCGCCAGCTCGTGGTCGCCGATCCCTCGCGGGAGCTGGCCGGGGTCGACCTGGACCGGCGGGCGTTCCGGCTGCGCAAGCGTTCCGAGCGGGAGCTGGGGCTGTACTTCGCCTCGCTGTCGGCGCGGACCCTCGCGTACAAGGGGATGTTGACCACCGGGCAGCTGGAGCCGTTCTTCACGGACCTGTCCGACCCCCGGTACGCGAGCGAGATCGCGCTGGTGCACTCGCGCTTCTCCACCAACACCTTCCCGTCCTGGCCGCTCGCCCAGCCGCTGCGCCTGATCGCGCACAACGGCGAGATCAACACGGTCAAGGGCAACCGGAACTGGGTCGCCGCCCGCGAGGGCACCCTGCGCAGCGAGGAACTGGGCGACCTGTCGCCGCTGCTGCCGGTCTGTACCCCCGGCGGGTCGGACTCCGCGTCCTTCGACGAGGTGCTGGAGCTGCTGCACCTGTCCGGCCGCAGCCTGCCGCACGCGGTGATGATGATGATCCCGGAGGCGTGGGAGAACCACGCCCAGATGGATCCCGCCCGCCGCGCGTTCTACGAGTACCACGCCACCCTGATGGAGCCCTGGGACGGCCCGGCGGCGATCACGTTCACCGACGGCACCCTGATCGGTTCGGTGCAGGACCGCAACGGTCTGCGCCCGGGCCGGTTCTGGGTGACCGAGGACGGCCTGGTCGTGATGGCCTCCGAGGCGGGCGTGCTCGACCTGGACCCGGCCAGCGTGGTCCGCAAGGGCCGCCTGGAGCCGGGCAAGATGTTCCTGGTCGACACCCGCAAGGGCCGGATCGTCGAGGACGACGAGGTCAAGGCCCAGCTCGCCGCGCAGAAGCCCTACGCGCAGTGGGTGGCGGAGAACTCGGTCTACCTGGACCAGCTGCCGGAGCGGGAGCACATCGCGCACTCGACCGCCAGCGTGCGCCGTCGTCAGCGCGCCTTCGGCTACACCGAGGAAGAGCTCAAGATCATCCTGACCCCGCTGGGCGCCACCGGTGCCGAGCCGCTGGGTGCGATGGGGTCGGACACCCCGGTCGCGGTGCTGTCCAGCCGGCCGCGGCTGCTCTTCGACTACTTCACCCAGATGTTCGCCCAGGTCACCAACCCGCCGCTGGACGCGATCCGCGAGGAGCTGGTCACCAGCATCGGCGGTGCGATCGGCCCGGAGCCGAACCTGCTGGAGGACGGCCCGCAGCACGCCCGCAAGCTGGTGCTGCCGTTCCCGGTCCTGGACAACGACGGCCTGGCCAAGATCGTCAAGGTGCACAAGGACCCGGCGATGGCGGGCATCTTCCGCAGCACCATCGTCCGCGGCCTCTACCCGGTCTCCGGCGGCGGCGCCGCTCTGGAGCACCGGCTGGAGGAGATCTTCGCCGAGGTGGACCGTGCGGTCTCCGACGGCGTGAGCTTCATCGTGCTCTCCGACCGCGAGGGTGACGCCGACCGGGCGCCGATCCCGTCGCTGCTGCTGCTGTCGGCCGTGCACCACCACCTGCTGCGGCGGCACACCCGCACCCAGGTGTCGCTGGTGGTCGAGGCCGGCGATGTGCGCGAGGTGCACCACGTCGCGCTGCTGATCGGCTACGGCGCCGCCGCGGTGAACCCCTACCTGGCGATGGAGACCGTCGAGGACCTGGCACGGTCGGGCTTCCTCGGTGACGTCGAGCCGGAGAAGGCGGTCGCCAACCTGATCAAGGCCCTCGGCAAGGGCGTGCTCAAGGTGATGTCCAAGATGGGCATCTCCACCATCGCCTCCTACCGCGGCGCCCAGGTCTTCGAGGCCATCGGGCTGTCCCACGCGCTGGTCGACCGGTACTTCACCGGCACCACCAGCCGTCTGGGCGGCATCGGCCTGGACGTGATCGCCGCCGAGGTCGCCGCGCGGCACGCCGACGCCTACCCGGCCTCCGGCAACCGTCAGCCGCACCGCCGCCTGGCCACCGGTGGCGAGTACCAGTGGCGCCGGGACGGGGAGGACCACCTGTTCGACCCGGAGACCGTCTTCCGGTTGCAGCACTCCACCCGTACCCGGCAGATGGACGTCTTCCGGCAGTACACCCACCGGGTCAACGAGCAGTCCGAGCGGCTGATGACCCTGCGCGGCCTGCTGACTTTCCGCGAGGGTGCGCGCACCCCGATCCCGGTGGAGGAGGTCGAGCCGATCAGCGAGATCGTCAAGCGGTTCTCCACCGGCGCGATGTCCTACGGGTCGATCAGCCAGGAGGCGCACGAGACCCTGGCCATCGCGATGAACCGGCTCGGCGCCAAGTCGAACACCGGTGAGGGCGGCGAGGACCCGGAGCGGCTGCATGACCCGGAGCGCCGCTCCGCGATCAAGCAGATCGCCTCCGGTCGGTTCGGGGTGACC contains:
- the trpB gene encoding tryptophan synthase subunit beta, with the protein product MVERNPRNTVSDAASGRPGTTRTPATGPLAQHEGPYFGEFGGRFVPEALVAALDELADAFAKAKADPAFGDELNRLHRTYTGRPSPLTEVPRFAAHVGAGVRVFLKREDLNHTGSHKINNVLGQALLVKRMGKTRVIAETGAGQHGVATATAAALLGLECTVYMGAVDAERQSLNVARMRLLGAEVIPVEIGTRTLKDAINEALRDWVANVATTHYLLGTATGPHPFPSMVRDLHSIIGEEARAQLSAEIGRLPDAAVACVGGGSNAIGLFNAFLDEPSVRLFGFEAGGAGISSGRHAARFSGGAPGVLQGTRSYLLQDEDGQTLPSHSVSAGLDYPSVGPEHAWLHDTGRATYLPVTDDEAMEAFRILCHTEGIIPAIESSHALAGAIKLGAEVASWREDGQEPVILVNLSGRGDKDVATAAAWFGLVEDKHVVDADEGEQL
- the trpA gene encoding tryptophan synthase subunit alpha, producing the protein MTTPQDVTTRNRTGATLDRLTQEGRAALVGYLPLGYPDLAGSVAAARTLVDNGVDIIELGLPYSDPVMDGPTIQHAVDQALAQGTRVRDVFGAVEQIAATGAPTLVMTYWNPVLRYGVDAFARDLAQAGGAGLITPDLIPDEGADWIAASTAHELDRVFLVAPSSTPERLAMTVAASEGFVYAASTMGVTGERTSVGAQAGRLVDATRAAGAARVCVGLGVSRPEQAADIARYADGVIVGSAFVRALDSGLDELGRVAAALAAGVADARL
- the lgt gene encoding prolipoprotein diacylglyceryl transferase, coding for MILSIPSPSQAVWHLGPLPLRAYALSILVGIVVAVLLTQRRWKERGGDPDEVLEIVFWAVPFGIVGGRIYHVITSPDQYFGAGGDPWKAFAIWEGGLGIWGAVALGAVGAYIGCRRMKVSFPVFADALAPGLLIAQAVGRLGNWFNQELFGGPTTLPWGLEIDAAHLPAGYAPGTLFHPTFLYELLWNLAGAALLIWLDRRFRLGHGRVFWLYVVVYTTGRLWIELVRIDPAHTIAGLRVNVWMSIIVGMGALVAFVVVGRRHPGRETGTRSADSAAPDPESPAPDATAPASTPAAEQ
- the gltB gene encoding glutamate synthase large subunit, which encodes MPASSIDAPQSQGLYDPAAEHDACGFAFVATLRGTPGRDIVDAGLTALLNLDHRGAVGAEENSGDGAGILTQIPDAFLRDVVDADLPPAGHYAIGMAFLPMDEAERIATERAVEALAAEEKLDVLAWRDVQVTADLVGPSARASMPFFRQLVVADPSRELAGVDLDRRAFRLRKRSERELGLYFASLSARTLAYKGMLTTGQLEPFFTDLSDPRYASEIALVHSRFSTNTFPSWPLAQPLRLIAHNGEINTVKGNRNWVAAREGTLRSEELGDLSPLLPVCTPGGSDSASFDEVLELLHLSGRSLPHAVMMMIPEAWENHAQMDPARRAFYEYHATLMEPWDGPAAITFTDGTLIGSVQDRNGLRPGRFWVTEDGLVVMASEAGVLDLDPASVVRKGRLEPGKMFLVDTRKGRIVEDDEVKAQLAAQKPYAQWVAENSVYLDQLPEREHIAHSTASVRRRQRAFGYTEEELKIILTPLGATGAEPLGAMGSDTPVAVLSSRPRLLFDYFTQMFAQVTNPPLDAIREELVTSIGGAIGPEPNLLEDGPQHARKLVLPFPVLDNDGLAKIVKVHKDPAMAGIFRSTIVRGLYPVSGGGAALEHRLEEIFAEVDRAVSDGVSFIVLSDREGDADRAPIPSLLLLSAVHHHLLRRHTRTQVSLVVEAGDVREVHHVALLIGYGAAAVNPYLAMETVEDLARSGFLGDVEPEKAVANLIKALGKGVLKVMSKMGISTIASYRGAQVFEAIGLSHALVDRYFTGTTSRLGGIGLDVIAAEVAARHADAYPASGNRQPHRRLATGGEYQWRRDGEDHLFDPETVFRLQHSTRTRQMDVFRQYTHRVNEQSERLMTLRGLLTFREGARTPIPVEEVEPISEIVKRFSTGAMSYGSISQEAHETLAIAMNRLGAKSNTGEGGEDPERLHDPERRSAIKQIASGRFGVTSEYLTFADDIQIKLAQGAKPGEGGQLPGPKVYPWVAKTRHSTPGVGLISPPPHHDIYSIEDLAQLIHDAKNANPSARIHTKLVSEFGVGTIAAGVAKAHSDVVLISGHDGGTGASPLTSLKHAGTPWEIGLAETQQTLVLNDLRDRVVVQVDGQLKTGRDVIIGALLGAEEFGFATAPLVVSGCIMMRVCHQDTCPVGVATQNPELRARFTGKAEFVVTFFEFIAQEVREILAELGFRSLEEAVGHVELLDTRQAVDHWKAQGLDLSPVLAVPEVLPGSALHHVQDQDHGLDRALDNQFIALAGPALEDARPVTIELPVRNVNRTVGTMLGHEVTKRYGGEGLPDGTIDVRLTGSAGQSFGAFLPSGITLTLEGDANDYVGKGLSGGRIVVRPHRSAALAGSHNVIAGNVIGYGATSGELFASGLTGERFGVRNSGATLVTEGVGDHGCEYMTGGTVLVLGRTGRNFAAGMSGGSAYVLDLKPERVNVQSMAAGELALTALTDEDAALVTDLIRRHRELTGSQIAAELLDGDTLSDEVRARFTRVQPVEYSRVREALAQAQADGLDTSAPGVWESILEVARG